The proteins below are encoded in one region of Penaeus monodon isolate SGIC_2016 chromosome 32, NSTDA_Pmon_1, whole genome shotgun sequence:
- the LOC119593825 gene encoding ninjurin-1-like translates to MPVNAAHGGPENPHPTRRPVDINVMKRNMTIAKGFLDISLLSANANQLKNILNFGDIEKASYYIVLSGIITSLIFQLLAGVLLIIHERFDMNDDNESHSGDFFNNLIVALIFAVLIINVFVASFGVDIARPRVSAATPPSGYPSLDYEKGY, encoded by the exons ATGCCTGTGAACGCCGCCCACGGTG GGCCCGAGAACCCCCACCCTACCCGCCGCCCCGTCGACATCAACGTCATGAAGCGCAACATGACGATCGCCAAGGGCTTCCTGGACATCAGCCTCCTCTCGGCCAACGCCAACCAGCTTAAGAACATCCTCAACTTCGGAGACATCGAGAAGGCTTCGTATTACATCGTCTTGTCCGGCATCATCACCAGCCTCATCTtccag CTGCTGGCGGGCGTGCTGCTCATCATCCACGAGCGCTTCGACATGAACGATGACAACGAGAGTCATTCGGGCGACTTCTTCAACAACCTCATcgtcgccctcatcttcgccgtccTCATCATCAACGTCTTCGTGGCGAGCTTCGGCGTGGACATCGCCCGCCCCCGAGTCTCTGCCGCCACGCCTCCGTCGGGGTACCCGAGCCTGGACTATGAGAAGGGGTATTGA